The following DNA comes from Thermovenabulum gondwanense.
ATTGGAAATGGAAAGGGTCATTTCAAAAATGAAAAATAAATTTTCAAAATGTAATAAAATAGTAAAATTTGAAATAAAAGGATTAATAATTTCCCCAAAAATCGAAATATTCTATATGGCACAAATTTTGCAATTATATATTTAACATAATTTTCAAGTTTTAAAACAAAAAAAGGGGGGTTTTTATGAAGTTCAAAAGGTTGATTGCTGTTATTCTAATTTTTTCTTTGATGTCTCTTATTTCGGTATTCATTGTTCCGCAGGAAACTAAGGCAGCGACAACTACATTAATTGCACCAAAAACTTCGGTAACGGTTAAAGCTGTATTCAGCCCCCAAACTGTGATAGTAGATGGCAAAAAATATACTCTGGAATCGTATAACATTAATGGCTACAACTACTACAAATTAAGGGATTTAGCAAAAATATTAAATAATACAAAATCCCAGTTTTATGTAGAAGGGAATGAAAATCAGAAAGAAATTAAAGTTTTTCTGAAAGATTCTTACATACCTGATGGAAGCGAATTAAAAATAGGGTCTGATAATTCAAAATTATGCAAAGAAAGCACATGGAAATTAATAGTTAACGGTCTTGAAGTCGAAGCAGATAAATATCTCATAGGCGGATACCATTATTTTAAACTCAGGGATTTAGGACCGGTATTCGGATTTTCTGTAACATTTGATGTTAATTCAGGCTCGACTGTTTTAGTAACAGGAAGGATAAGCCTTATTTTTGACGAAAAGAATTATTCTATAAAGACAATGAATATCGGTGATAAAGCTATTACTTACCGTGCCTATGAAAATGTAATCTATGTATCTAATCCGGTGGATGCTGGTTACGAAATAATGAATATTTACGTGCCTGAGGAATATTACCAAGGTAAAACTATAGGGGGATATACCGCTGAAACTGCACCGATCTTCTTGCCTAATAAGGTAGGGGGGTACATGCCTGCAAAACCAGATAGCCCCGGATTTAAACAAGATGGTAGCCCTAATGCTTCATTAGTAGCTCTATCAAAGGGATATATAGTAGCATCGCCGGGTGCCCGTGGACGCACTTTAAAAGATGAAAAGGGATTAAACACTGGCAAGGCACCTGCCTGCATAGTAGATTTAAAAGCAGCCGTGCGATATTTGCGTTTAAACGATAAAATAATGCCGGGCAGTGCGGAAAGGATAATATCCAATGGTACCAGTGCTGGAGGAGCGATATCTGCACTTCTCGGGGCGACAGGAAATAATGCTGATTATGAACCATATTTAGAAGAAATTGGTGCGGCTAAAGTAAGGGATGATATATTTGCAGCTTCCTGCTATTGCCCCATAACAAATCTGGATAATTCTGATACGGCTTATGAATGGCAGTTCAATGGTGTAAATGAGTTTAATTTTGCCGGAAGAAAAGGTACTCTAACAGAAGAGCAGATTAAGGTATCTAATCAGTTAAAAGCAATGTTCCCAGCATATGTAAATAGTTTAGGGCTTAAGAAAGCTGACGGCACGCCGCTAACGTTAGATTCAAACGGTAATGGCACTTTCAAAGAATATGTTAAATCCTTCTTAATTGCTTCTGCTCAAAAAGCATTAGATAAAGGAGTAGACTTATCAAGTATAGATGCTTTAACAATAAAAGATGGGAAAGTAGTGGATATTGATTTTGAAAAATATATAAAATACATTACCAGGATGAAACCAACACCCGCTTTTGACGCTTTGGATTTAAGCAGCTGGGAGAATAGCTTATTTGGAACAGCAACTGTAGATAGTCAGCATTTTACAAAATTCAGTAGGGAAAACAGCACAAAGGCTGGAACTCTTGCCGATGCAAAGACAATTAAGATGATGAACCCAATGTACTATATCGGGACTAAAGGGACAACAACTGCAAAATACTGGAGAATACGCCACGGGGCAATGGACAGAGACACTTCTTTTGCAATTCCGGTAATCCTTGCGACAAAACTGCAAAATGAAGGCTATGATGTGGATTTTGAAATGCCCTGGGGTGTGGGACATGGTGGAGATTATGATTTAGAAGAGCTTTTTAAGTGGATTGAGGATACCGTGAAAAAAGCAAAATAACAGTTTTTGTAAATATGGGAGGTAGGCAATATTGCTTACCTCTTTTTTATTTTCTAAAAGCGCTTAAATAAACCTGAGTACACTCTTCTGGATGGGCACTCAATTGATGGGCTGTTTGATGACACAAGCCCAAACCGTTAATATTAAATGCAAAACCTGCCATCATAGAAGCTTCGAGCATGGCTGTTCTTGGAGATAGTCAGTTCCAAAACCCACACTTGAAATCGTCATACCTCTCGACCTCCTTAAAATAAGATTTATAAATCTGTAGCTGCAGGACACTTTTACCTTGCAATTTTCATAACTTTTTTTACAATATCCACTTATCTACCCCCTTTTTTTGATATAATTAAAAAAAATAAAGTGGTGATAAGTATGGAGAATCCGACAATAAAAGTACAAATGTTTGGAGGGTTTTCAATTTCTTTTGAAGATAAAGTGGTATTAAATGACGAAGTACGTCATAAAAAAGAAATGAGTTTATTAAAAATTTTTCTTTCTAATAGAAAAAAATGCTTTACAAAGAACGAGCTCATTGAAATTTTATATAAAGATTCTGAAATAAAGGATCCCGTGAATGCTTTAAAGGTGATAATTCACAGGTTGCGGAAAATGCTTATAGAAGCAGGGTTACCCGGAAAAGAATGGATTATATTTGATAAAGGGAGATATTGCTGGAATAATATTATCCCTTGCGAAATAGATTCGGAAAATTTTGAAGAAATTCTCTCTGAAGCTTCAAAGAAGGATTATCCTTTGGAAAAACGGATAGAACTTTACAAAAAAGCGGCTGAATTATATAAAGGGGATTTTTTAGCATCAAGTGAAATAGAAGACTGGATAATTTTTTCTTCAATTCGATATCAGAATTTATATATTAATTGCATTAAAACGTTGTATAACTTATTGTCTTATCTTAATGAATATGAAGCTTTACTTAATATTTTGGAAAAAGCAATTAATGTTTTGAAATATAGCGAGGAAATTCATATTTACTATGTAAAATGTTTAATAAAACTTAAACGTTTTAATGAGGCAAGAGAATATTTTACTACGGTGACCAATTTATTTTTTAATGAATTAGGGATGAATGTTACCCAGGGATTCCGGGAATTGTACCTTGAAATCTCAAACGAAATGGCTGAAAAAGAATATAACATTGAGGACGTTGTTAAAATATTGAAGCAAAATGATGAGCCAAATGCTTATTACTGTAATTTATTATCCTTCATTGAAAATTGTAAAATTCTTTTAAGGGCTACTGTTCGAAGTAAGACAAATGCCCATATAATCTCTTTTACTATAATGGAGACTCAAGGGGCAGCTAAGGATGAGAAGGAGATTATTAAATACATGAAAGTTCTAAGGGAAATTATTGGGAAAAATCTCAGAATGGGCGATATATATACTCAAGTGGGTCAAAATCGGATTTTAATTATGATTCTTGGTGCAAAATTAGGAAATTGTTATGCTATAGTGGAACGTATAAAAAAAGAGTTTCATAAAATGTATAAGGGCAAAGGTTTAAAAA
Coding sequences within:
- a CDS encoding subtype B tannase; the encoded protein is MGGYHYFKLRDLGPVFGFSVTFDVNSGSTVLVTGRISLIFDEKNYSIKTMNIGDKAITYRAYENVIYVSNPVDAGYEIMNIYVPEEYYQGKTIGGYTAETAPIFLPNKVGGYMPAKPDSPGFKQDGSPNASLVALSKGYIVASPGARGRTLKDEKGLNTGKAPACIVDLKAAVRYLRLNDKIMPGSAERIISNGTSAGGAISALLGATGNNADYEPYLEEIGAAKVRDDIFAASCYCPITNLDNSDTAYEWQFNGVNEFNFAGRKGTLTEEQIKVSNQLKAMFPAYVNSLGLKKADGTPLTLDSNGNGTFKEYVKSFLIASAQKALDKGVDLSSIDALTIKDGKVVDIDFEKYIKYITRMKPTPAFDALDLSSWENSLFGTATVDSQHFTKFSRENSTKAGTLADAKTIKMMNPMYYIGTKGTTTAKYWRIRHGAMDRDTSFAIPVILATKLQNEGYDVDFEMPWGVGHGGDYDLEELFKWIEDTVKKAK
- a CDS encoding AfsR/SARP family transcriptional regulator; translation: MSLLKIFLSNRKKCFTKNELIEILYKDSEIKDPVNALKVIIHRLRKMLIEAGLPGKEWIIFDKGRYCWNNIIPCEIDSENFEEILSEASKKDYPLEKRIELYKKAAELYKGDFLASSEIEDWIIFSSIRYQNLYINCIKTLYNLLSYLNEYEALLNILEKAINVLKYSEEIHIYYVKCLIKLKRFNEAREYFTTVTNLFFNELGMNVTQGFRELYLEISNEMAEKEYNIEDVVKILKQNDEPNAYYCNLLSFIENCKILLRATVRSKTNAHIISFTIMETQGAAKDEKEIIKYMKVLREIIGKNLRMGDIYTQVGQNRILIMILGAKLGNCYAIVERIKKEFHKMYKGKGLKIEGKILPARDFESIL